The sequence CGGCGAGCGACCAGCGGATAGGGCGGCAACGGATTCGCGCCGTACGCGGCGCCCGTGCCTCCCGCGCCGTCGCCGCCGCCCCCTGCTCCGCCAGCGTCGCCGGCGCCGTTGCCGGGCACGACACCTTGCCCGCGGCTCGATGCCGAGCCTTCGCCGGTGGCCGTCCGACTCGGCTCCCTGCGGCGCGCCGGTCGGCGACGCGGGGTCGGGGTGGGAAGAGGAGCGGCGTCGAAAGCCGCGGGAGTCTCGGCCGGGCCCGGCGCCGCCGCGTCGCCGGAGCTCCCCGTGCCAGCGATCAGCGAGACCGAAAACGCGACGAGCGGGGGCCGCGAGGGCCCCGACGCCACGCGCGCGACGAGCAGGATCGCGAGACCGTGGACCAGGGCCGAGGCGGCGAGCGCCGCCCGCAGGCCGCCTTGACCGGAAGGGTCGGGCTCGCCGCCCGCCACGATCACTTCTTGCGAGGCGTCAGGTCCAGATCGGGCGGCGGCGTCTCCGGCAGCTTCCATCGGATGTACGGCTTGTCCCGCAGCTCGTGATACGCGTTGGCGGCCTCGATCGCCTGGTGGAAGAGGGGCTCGAACGCCGGGAAGTCCTCGCGGGCGAGCGCGTCCTCGATCGGCTTCCACTTCTCGGCAAGGAACTGGTTCAGGTTGTCCTCGTACTTCGGACGAGTGAAGGCCGCGAGCTCCATCAGCCCGCGCACCTCCTTCAGCTGGAACTTGGCGAGCGGCCAGTTGCCGGCCTTCGCGGCGTAGTAGAGCTTCCAGGTCCGCGCGCCGATCTCGGGCATCAGGCGGCCGAGGCCCGGCTGGACGACCGCGACGTCCTCGAGCGTCATCTCGCGGTGGCCGGACCAGACCGTGACGTCCTTCAAGCTCTTCTCGTCGGGCATGCGCGCTCGTCCTCCGCGGCGATGCCATAGTCGAAAGGCGCCGGCACACGCAAGCCGAGCGCCGCGCCGGCAACGAGCAGGAGCGCCCCCGCCTGCGGCAGCGTGAGCCACCCGGCCACGAGTGCATCCGTGGCGCCCGGGTCCCGGAGTATCTCGAGCGCGAAGCGCACGAGGCCGAGACCGATGCAGGCGCGACGCGCGACCGTGCCGGGGGCCGCCCGCGACGGCGAGAGGAGGAGCAGGAGCCCGAGGTCGCTCGCCGCGGAGTAGAGCTGGAGCGGGTGGCGAGCGGGCGGCCCGAGATCGGGAAACACGACGGCCCACGGGACGGCGCTCGGACGCCCGTAGCAGCACCCGGCGAGGAAGCAGCCGATGCGCCCGATGGCGAGCGCCAGGATGCCGGCGGGGGCGAGTGCGTCGAGCAGCTCGCGCGCCGGCCGGCGTGTGAGACGAGCCGTAACCCACACCGCGCCCAGCCCTGTCGCCACGCCGCCCGTCGACGCGAGACCACCGCTCCAGAATCGACCCTCGCCGCCGTGCATCGCCCGGAAGAGCCAGTGCGCGCCGGCGAGCGCCGCGACGGCCGTCGCCGCGGCGGCCGCGAGCGCGGGCGTCGGATTGCGCGCCCGCCGAAGCGCGAGCGCGAAGCCCGCCGCCACACCGAGGGCGACGGCGAGCGCGTGGCTCGAAACGGCGACCCGTGCGCCGGCGAGCGTGAACGCGAGCTCGGGATGCACGCGGATCTCTTCCAGCAAGCGCCGGGCCGCGACCGACGCGTTACCGGCCGCCCGCCGGCGGCAGCGCACGTAACGTCACGCAGCGAACTGTTTCGCGCGCCCAGCGCAACGACCCGTCTCGACCGCGAAACCCTGCGCCGGATCGAGTGCCGGCATCGATTGACGGTCGAGTCCG comes from Deltaproteobacteria bacterium and encodes:
- a CDS encoding energy transducer TonB translates to MHSWPGGSRCRRRGRSCSLPARRSACVCRRLSTMASPRRTSAHARREELEGRHGLVRPPRDDARGRRGRPAGPRPPDARDRRADLEALLRREGRQLAARQVPAEGGARADGARGLHSSEVRGQPEPVPCREVEADRGRARPRGLPGVRAPLPPGDRGRQRVSRAAGQAVHPMEAAGDAAARSGPDASQEVIVAGGEPDPSGQGGLRAALAASALVHGLAILLVARVASGPSRPPLVAFSVSLIAGTGSSGDAAAPGPAETPAAFDAAPLPTPTPRRRPARRREPSRTATGEGSASSRGQGVVPGNGAGDAGGAGGGGDGAGGTGAAYGANPLPPYPLVARRLGMEGVVLLEVVVAPDGHAAEVRVARSSGYPALDESALTTVRERWRFIPAHRDGVPVESRVTVPIRFRLEA